The Kluyvera intermedia genome window below encodes:
- a CDS encoding CDP-alcohol phosphatidyltransferase family protein: protein MLDKHLHPRLKPWLNRAADALDSPGISADGITLVGFAIGVLALPFLALGWYGAALVAIVVNRLFDGLDGALARRRGLTDAGGFLDIALDFLFYALVPFGFILADPAANAVAGGWLLFAFMGTGSSFLAFAALEAKHQIDNPGYAHKSFYYLGGLTEGTETILLFVLGCLFPAWFAWMAWVFGSLCWLTTFNRVWGGYVTLKGFNSSGK, encoded by the coding sequence ATGCTTGATAAACACCTGCACCCCCGTCTGAAACCGTGGTTGAATCGGGCGGCTGATGCGCTGGACAGTCCCGGCATCTCGGCAGATGGTATTACCCTTGTGGGATTTGCCATTGGCGTACTGGCACTGCCTTTTCTGGCGCTAGGCTGGTACGGCGCAGCGCTGGTGGCGATTGTGGTAAACCGACTGTTTGATGGCCTCGATGGTGCGCTTGCCCGACGACGAGGGCTCACGGATGCGGGCGGTTTTCTCGATATCGCTCTCGACTTTTTGTTTTACGCGCTGGTGCCGTTCGGTTTTATTCTGGCTGACCCTGCGGCAAATGCGGTAGCGGGAGGTTGGCTGTTATTTGCTTTTATGGGCACCGGCAGCAGTTTTCTGGCGTTTGCCGCCCTGGAGGCGAAGCATCAAATTGATAACCCCGGTTATGCGCATAAATCGTTTTACTATCTGGGCGGGCTAACCGAAGGCACTGAGACTATCCTGTTGTTTGTTCTGGGCTGCCTGTTTCCGGCGTGGTTCGCGTGGATGGCGTGGGTGTTTGGCTCGCTGTGCTGGTTGACGACGTTTAACCGGGTGTGGGGTGGGTATGTGACGCTGAAAGGGTTTAACTCGTCAGGTAAATAA
- a CDS encoding carboxymuconolactone decarboxylase family protein → MKNQQPWVQPLDKLPLSLKPLVAMQQKHYGSVLNPTRWWGRMPRLFWLVALFVGYLERKKARLEPTLRALLLTRVSQQCDYAFCIDANSLRLAQRSGAMDKVLALSDWQAATVFTPAERAALAYADGMTATPPHITETLKNELHCHFNDAQITEMTALVAFQNLSARFNSALEIPSQGLCPVGDKTDA, encoded by the coding sequence GTGAAAAATCAACAACCCTGGGTGCAGCCGCTCGATAAGTTACCGCTTAGTTTGAAACCTCTCGTTGCGATGCAGCAAAAACATTATGGCAGCGTGCTCAACCCTACCCGCTGGTGGGGGCGAATGCCGCGGCTTTTCTGGCTGGTGGCGCTGTTCGTGGGATACCTCGAACGTAAGAAGGCCCGGCTTGAGCCTACGCTGCGGGCATTACTGCTGACTCGGGTGTCACAGCAATGCGACTATGCGTTTTGCATCGATGCCAATAGTCTGCGTCTGGCACAGCGCAGTGGCGCCATGGATAAGGTGCTGGCGCTTAGCGATTGGCAGGCTGCCACGGTGTTTACCCCGGCTGAACGTGCCGCGCTTGCTTACGCGGATGGCATGACCGCGACGCCGCCACACATCACAGAAACCCTTAAAAATGAGTTACACTGTCACTTTAACGATGCGCAGATAACCGAAATGACCGCGCTGGTGGCGTTTCAGAATTTATCCGCACGTTTTAACAGTGCGCTGGAGATCCCATCGCAGGGCCTGTGTCCGGTTGGGGACAAAACTGATGCTTGA
- a CDS encoding pyrimidine (deoxy)nucleoside triphosphate diphosphatase, whose translation MLKTIDVVAAIIEQDGKILLAQRPTHADQAGLWEFAGGKVEAGESQPEALVRELHEELAIHAYPGCYIASHQREVSGRMIHLHAWHVPRFDGEIIAREHSALAWCTPLEALNYELAPADIPLLHAFMALPAATQADSC comes from the coding sequence ATGCTGAAAACTATTGATGTTGTTGCCGCCATTATCGAACAAGACGGCAAAATTCTCCTCGCCCAGCGCCCTACCCATGCCGATCAGGCGGGGCTTTGGGAATTTGCAGGAGGCAAAGTTGAGGCTGGTGAAAGCCAGCCAGAAGCGCTCGTGCGCGAGCTACATGAAGAACTGGCGATCCACGCTTATCCCGGTTGCTACATTGCCAGCCACCAGCGCGAAGTTTCCGGACGAATGATTCATCTGCACGCCTGGCATGTGCCGCGCTTTGACGGCGAAATTATCGCGCGTGAGCATAGTGCGCTGGCATGGTGTACGCCGCTAGAGGCGCTCAATTATGAGCTTGCTCCGGCCGATATCCCGCTTCTTCATGCGTTTATGGCTTTACCCGCCGCCACACAAGCGGATTCGTGCTAA
- a CDS encoding DUF1496 domain-containing protein: MKMLWIVGVMVLFCQTVQARPQVEVNVPPEVFSSNGNTQRAQPCAQCCIYQDQNYSEGAVIKTDGVLLQCQRDERAISTNPLVWRRVKP, translated from the coding sequence ATGAAAATGTTATGGATTGTGGGGGTAATGGTGCTGTTTTGCCAGACCGTGCAGGCGAGGCCGCAGGTGGAAGTTAACGTTCCGCCTGAAGTCTTTAGCAGCAATGGCAATACCCAGCGCGCGCAGCCATGCGCACAGTGCTGCATTTATCAGGATCAGAACTATTCGGAAGGCGCAGTCATTAAAACCGATGGTGTGCTCTTACAATGCCAGCGTGACGAACGCGCCATTAGCACGAATCCGCTTGTGTGGCGGCGGGTAAAGCCATAA